One part of the Prochlorococcus marinus str. MIT 9313 genome encodes these proteins:
- a CDS encoding DUF3318 domain-containing protein, whose protein sequence is MSELQRLKGQLPPEMQSWVFVEAAAAVDPPLITLEEIGRDEVEIQIDLEQWDNFALDHRNLLFWHEVGRVQNDTIPRDGWEMAALAIGLGGAIGELWVQDGLLLLMALGLSGFAGYRLYLKNNSEKRLQDAIAADERAIDLACRFNYSVPNAYKSLGGALKELVEQTRKKKKRSFYEDRLEALRKSAEKARAEMAEQEGSRQSVSSENVYG, encoded by the coding sequence ATGAGCGAACTCCAGCGCCTTAAGGGGCAGCTGCCGCCAGAGATGCAGAGCTGGGTGTTCGTGGAGGCGGCAGCAGCGGTAGATCCACCGCTCATCACCCTCGAGGAAATCGGACGCGATGAGGTCGAGATCCAAATCGATCTCGAACAATGGGACAATTTCGCGCTCGACCATCGCAACTTGCTTTTTTGGCATGAAGTTGGTCGAGTCCAGAACGACACCATTCCTCGCGATGGCTGGGAAATGGCTGCTCTAGCCATCGGCCTCGGCGGTGCAATTGGTGAACTCTGGGTTCAAGACGGATTGTTGCTATTAATGGCCCTAGGTCTTTCGGGCTTCGCTGGATATCGGCTCTATTTAAAAAACAACTCTGAAAAGCGGCTTCAGGATGCAATCGCTGCCGATGAACGGGCTATTGATCTGGCCTGTCGTTTTAATTACAGCGTGCCGAATGCCTACAAGAGCCTTGGGGGAGCGCTAAAGGAGCTTGTGGAACAAACCCGCAAAAAGAAGAAGCGAAGCTTCTATGAAGATCGATTGGAAGCCCTTAGAAAAAGTGCTGAAAAAGCTCGAGCAGAGATGGCTGAACAGGAAGGATCTCGCCAATCCGTAAGCAGTGAGAACGTCTATGGATAG
- the folP gene encoding dihydropteroate synthase: protein MTQRVLRALPIIKPVKSPWPQEWGQRTNVMGVINITPDSFSDGGNYLEPASALAQATLLIQEGADVLDLGAQSTRPKAEEVGWQEELNRMMPALHAIRAAHPQALISVDTFLLEVAEAALQAGADWINDVSGGRRDPELLRVVAEAGCPYVLMHSRGNSQSMDQLATYSNVIEEVRLGLLRRTDQALAAGIRSDQLIWDPGLGFAKTTEQNLMLLKHLERICSEGFPVLVGPSRKRFIGDVLHQPDPEARIWGTAAVACRCVQAKAAMVRVHDVGPIHQTLQMGSRLW, encoded by the coding sequence TTGACCCAGAGAGTTTTGCGCGCATTGCCAATTATCAAACCAGTTAAATCTCCTTGGCCTCAGGAATGGGGACAGCGAACGAACGTGATGGGTGTGATTAATATCACGCCCGATTCTTTTAGCGATGGTGGCAATTATCTAGAGCCTGCTAGTGCCCTAGCACAGGCAACTCTTCTTATACAGGAAGGGGCTGATGTACTAGATCTTGGTGCTCAGAGCACGAGGCCTAAGGCCGAGGAGGTTGGCTGGCAAGAGGAGCTGAACAGAATGATGCCTGCTCTTCATGCAATACGTGCAGCTCACCCGCAGGCGTTGATCTCTGTGGATACATTCCTTTTGGAGGTGGCGGAGGCGGCTCTGCAAGCAGGTGCAGATTGGATTAATGATGTCAGCGGCGGCAGGCGTGACCCTGAGTTGCTGAGGGTTGTTGCCGAAGCAGGATGTCCCTATGTGTTGATGCATAGCCGTGGCAACAGTCAATCCATGGATCAACTTGCCACTTATAGCAATGTGATTGAAGAGGTTCGCCTTGGCCTACTTCGTCGAACGGATCAAGCTTTGGCTGCTGGTATTCGATCTGATCAGTTGATTTGGGACCCAGGCTTGGGTTTTGCTAAAACCACTGAACAAAATCTGATGTTGTTGAAGCATCTAGAGAGGATTTGCTCTGAAGGCTTCCCTGTTTTGGTTGGGCCCTCAAGGAAACGCTTCATCGGAGATGTTTTGCACCAACCTGACCCAGAGGCTCGTATATGGGGTACTGCCGCCGTGGCCTGCCGTTGTGTGCAGGCGAAGGCGGCAATGGTGAGAGTGCATGATGTGGGCCCAATCCATCAGACCCTTCAAATGGGTAGCAGACTCTGGTAA
- a CDS encoding Nif11-like leader peptide family natural product precursor codes for MSEEQLKAFIAKVQADASLQEQLRTEGADVVAIAKAAGFSITTEDLNSHRQNLSDDELEGVAGGGGGCDGIRITDKQTVADNTIVPCSCFHQ; via the coding sequence ATGTCAGAAGAACAACTCAAGGCATTTATTGCCAAAGTTCAAGCCGATGCTTCACTACAGGAACAGTTAAGGACAGAAGGAGCTGATGTTGTAGCCATTGCCAAAGCTGCAGGCTTCTCGATTACCACAGAAGACCTAAACTCTCATCGCCAAAATCTGTCTGATGATGAGCTGGAAGGTGTGGCTGGGGGAGGGGGAGGCTGTGACGGTATCAGGATTACTGACAAACAAACTGTCGCAGACAATACAATTGTCCCTTGCAGCTGCTTCCACCAGTGA
- a CDS encoding asparaginase: MNLPTWFGSSQRSSTTPLEVSLKRGSSVESIHRVHAVVCDGRGRVLMRAGCADFETFIRSALKPFQALPFLSSGAAEQMNCGEKGLAICCGSHSGTPAHAREAFRLLWNAELDPSLLQCPIPRGGTSPLEHNCSGKHAGFLATSKKMGWPLDSYLQGNHPLQVEVNRRIAELLGLPADELVAARDDCGAPTLRLRLDQIALLYAHLGASRQAEMEQVIRAMLAHPELVAGEGRFDTELMRRAHGQIVSKGGAEGVQCLSRVGEGMGVAIKVEDGSKRAKHAVALHLLRQLDWLTPTGLQELEEQVLLIAPGVQLEVAGALRYQET; this comes from the coding sequence ATGAATCTTCCAACCTGGTTCGGAAGCTCCCAGCGTTCGAGCACAACGCCTCTTGAAGTAAGCCTTAAGCGTGGCTCCAGCGTGGAGTCGATCCATCGCGTGCATGCTGTGGTTTGCGATGGGCGAGGGCGCGTCCTGATGCGAGCGGGTTGTGCAGACTTTGAAACCTTCATCCGTTCAGCTCTAAAGCCCTTTCAAGCACTGCCATTTTTGAGTAGTGGTGCAGCGGAGCAAATGAACTGTGGAGAAAAAGGATTAGCAATCTGCTGTGGATCCCATTCAGGGACACCCGCCCATGCCCGCGAAGCCTTCAGGTTGCTTTGGAATGCCGAGCTAGACCCAAGCCTGCTGCAATGCCCCATTCCAAGGGGAGGCACGAGCCCGCTAGAGCACAACTGCTCCGGGAAACATGCTGGCTTTCTTGCGACGAGCAAGAAAATGGGTTGGCCCCTTGATTCATACCTGCAAGGCAACCATCCTCTGCAAGTCGAAGTGAATCGACGCATAGCCGAACTGCTTGGGCTACCGGCCGACGAGCTCGTAGCTGCCAGGGATGACTGTGGAGCACCAACCCTTCGCCTACGGCTAGACCAAATCGCTCTGCTCTATGCCCATCTCGGGGCATCACGTCAGGCAGAAATGGAACAAGTGATCAGGGCGATGTTGGCCCATCCTGAACTCGTAGCAGGGGAAGGCCGATTTGACACTGAGCTCATGCGACGAGCTCACGGACAAATCGTGAGCAAGGGTGGAGCAGAAGGTGTCCAATGTCTAAGCCGCGTTGGTGAAGGGATGGGTGTAGCGATCAAAGTAGAAGACGGATCCAAACGAGCAAAACACGCTGTAGCGCTCCACCTACTTCGCCAACTTGATTGGCTCACCCCAACCGGACTGCAAGAATTAGAGGAACAGGTGTTGCTCATTGCTCCAGGTGTGCAGCTGGAAGTGGCCGGCGCTCTTCGATACCAGGAAACCTAA
- a CDS encoding DUF6447 family protein, which yields MTDSAANKSDPVLTFEGKRYDLNALPDELKELIRGMQVADAQLRMHEDTLKVLAVGRQTLAMQLNEKLKDVSPMPDAS from the coding sequence ATGACTGACTCTGCCGCCAATAAATCTGACCCAGTGCTCACCTTCGAAGGCAAGCGCTACGACCTGAATGCACTACCAGATGAACTGAAGGAACTGATCCGTGGCATGCAAGTTGCTGATGCCCAACTACGCATGCACGAAGACACACTAAAAGTGCTGGCAGTAGGACGTCAGACTCTGGCAATGCAATTGAATGAAAAGCTCAAAGACGTCAGTCCTATGCCAGACGCGTCTTGA
- a CDS encoding Nif11-like leader peptide family natural product precursor, whose product MSEEQLKAFIAKVQADASLQEQLRTEGADVVAIAKAAGFSITTEDLNSHRQNLSDDELEGVAGGGGKMTVRGRDMSCGCQDYWEDDY is encoded by the coding sequence ATGTCAGAAGAACAACTCAAGGCATTTATTGCCAAAGTTCAAGCCGATGCTTCACTACAGGAACAGTTAAGGACAGAAGGAGCTGATGTTGTAGCCATTGCCAAAGCTGCAGGCTTCTCGATTACCACAGAAGACCTAAACTCTCATCGCCAAAATCTGTCTGATGATGAGCTGGAAGGTGTGGCTGGGGGAGGGGGGAAAATGACTGTACGCGGAAGAGACATGAGCTGTGGGTGTCAGGATTACTGGGAGGATGATTACTGA
- a CDS encoding RNA-binding S4 domain-containing protein, translating to MKLDQFLKWQGWVATGGEAKQLIQSGQVFVNGSVETRRGHHLSSGNRVRLGTDEAVFVGNASTGP from the coding sequence ATGAAGTTGGATCAATTTCTTAAATGGCAGGGCTGGGTGGCCACTGGAGGCGAGGCGAAACAGCTGATCCAGTCAGGGCAGGTGTTTGTCAATGGCTCTGTTGAAACAAGGCGTGGCCACCATTTGAGTTCAGGCAACCGGGTTCGACTGGGCACAGATGAGGCGGTCTTTGTCGGCAATGCTTCGACAGGGCCGTAA
- a CDS encoding DUF3386 domain-containing protein encodes MIANASPIVLAPGSDCRELFQAAYENRYTWDPVFSGYRGRCLWVKDDRVVEGKFELGADLKAHIDGIEDELIAKAVSSQLWEVAIHRVRRSFEKTHGENTFTAGENDEVGLEVIVGGKNLGDRYRIKNDVVTMVHRHIHGTVVTIFTKSTTDTGYGYLSHTYSSQYHDPKTNEPTSGLSQFTDTFVPLADDGLWVLSERLVKKDAFAGMAAEQHLFKFVDLEQL; translated from the coding sequence GTGATCGCTAACGCTTCCCCTATTGTTTTGGCTCCTGGTAGTGATTGTCGAGAACTATTTCAGGCGGCTTATGAGAATCGCTACACCTGGGATCCGGTCTTTTCTGGTTATCGGGGTCGGTGTCTCTGGGTCAAGGATGATCGTGTCGTGGAAGGGAAGTTTGAGTTGGGAGCAGATCTTAAGGCCCATATTGATGGTATAGAAGATGAATTGATCGCTAAGGCTGTCTCTTCCCAGCTTTGGGAAGTTGCCATACATCGAGTACGACGCAGTTTTGAAAAGACCCATGGTGAAAACACTTTTACCGCAGGTGAAAACGATGAGGTTGGCTTAGAAGTGATCGTTGGAGGTAAAAATCTTGGTGATCGTTATCGGATCAAAAATGATGTGGTGACGATGGTTCATCGCCATATTCACGGAACAGTGGTGACCATTTTTACAAAAAGTACGACGGATACAGGTTATGGCTACCTAAGTCATACTTACAGCAGTCAATACCACGACCCAAAAACAAATGAGCCTACCAGTGGGTTAAGTCAGTTCACTGATACTTTTGTGCCCTTGGCTGATGATGGCTTGTGGGTATTGAGTGAAAGGTTAGTGAAAAAAGATGCTTTTGCTGGAATGGCTGCTGAACAGCATTTGTTTAAGTTCGTAGATCTTGAGCAGCTTTAA
- the rsfS gene encoding ribosome silencing factor, translating into MDSEQLAEMAAEACDDRKATDIQLIRIDEVSSLADWMVIAGGLSEVQVRAIAKSVEDRLEVEADRLPLRSEGLNEGKWALLDYGELIVHVLQPSERGFYDLEAFWSHGKHHGFMSSNLSQAS; encoded by the coding sequence ATGGATAGTGAACAGCTAGCAGAAATGGCCGCTGAAGCCTGCGACGATCGCAAAGCTACAGACATTCAACTGATCCGAATCGATGAGGTCTCCAGCCTGGCGGACTGGATGGTGATTGCCGGAGGACTGTCTGAAGTCCAAGTACGAGCAATTGCTAAATCTGTGGAAGATCGCCTTGAGGTAGAAGCCGATCGATTGCCATTGAGAAGCGAAGGTCTTAATGAAGGGAAATGGGCTCTGCTCGATTACGGCGAATTAATCGTGCATGTTCTACAGCCAAGCGAACGAGGCTTTTACGACCTGGAAGCCTTCTGGAGTCATGGAAAGCATCACGGCTTCATGAGCTCGAATCTCTCTCAAGCATCCTGA
- a CDS encoding ABC transporter ATP-binding protein, translating into MFSSSEAGFRRLLPLLRPHLRRLIWGGVCMLIYVGCWPLLAWLAGQLIPAIGAGKLAQVVQVIAIALTVFLVQKLAQFGQDTMLAGPALRVSQDLRRDLFAQLQQVELGALEKLSSGDLTYRLTEDADRVGEVIYKTIQDTTPSALQLVAVFGYMVFLDWQLSLATLLLAPMVAILVSQFGARVMRAAERSQRQVSDLAGLLGEAIQGLPLVRAFAAEPWLQKRFDAEVDLHRQARYQTLRLLALQHPVVGFIEAAGILTVLAIGAARIQTGGMDGQSFSSYVAALLMLIDPISHLTTNFNEFQQGQASLRRLREIEREPQEPPDIDEAEPLGRLKGDLVLRHVSFAYVNEKQVLHDLSLEVKAGQTVALVGPSGAGKSTLFSLLLRFNTAQQGKILLDGHELIQVKAQELRHQVALVPQRTTVFSGSVEEAILFGRNVSKEKVKEAAILANAHDFIMSLPEGYSTQLEERGTNLSGGQLQRIAIARAVLGNPAVLLLDEATSALDAEAEAAIQLGLRRAMQGRTVLVIAHRLATVQEADQIVVLEQGRISDRGSHDELMARTGRYRELCERQFIRDLQSVSKKDKGIVRIP; encoded by the coding sequence ATGTTTTCCTCCTCCGAAGCCGGCTTCCGCAGACTGCTTCCCCTCTTACGCCCTCACCTGCGCAGGCTGATCTGGGGAGGTGTGTGCATGCTGATTTACGTAGGATGCTGGCCGCTACTGGCATGGCTTGCTGGGCAGCTGATTCCAGCGATCGGGGCAGGCAAGCTGGCCCAGGTCGTCCAAGTGATTGCCATAGCACTCACTGTTTTTCTGGTTCAAAAACTGGCTCAATTCGGACAGGACACCATGCTTGCCGGGCCAGCATTGCGAGTGAGCCAAGACCTGCGTCGTGATTTGTTTGCACAGCTGCAACAAGTCGAACTAGGGGCCCTCGAGAAACTGTCTTCAGGAGATCTGACCTATCGGCTCACTGAGGATGCCGATCGGGTGGGAGAAGTGATTTACAAGACCATTCAAGACACCACACCAAGTGCTCTGCAATTGGTAGCGGTATTTGGCTATATGGTTTTTCTTGACTGGCAACTATCACTAGCCACCCTGCTGCTAGCGCCAATGGTGGCGATCTTGGTAAGCCAGTTTGGTGCCAGAGTCATGAGAGCTGCCGAACGCAGCCAGCGTCAGGTGAGCGATCTTGCAGGGCTACTTGGTGAAGCAATCCAAGGGTTGCCTTTGGTGAGAGCCTTTGCTGCAGAACCCTGGCTTCAGAAGCGCTTTGATGCCGAAGTTGATCTTCATCGTCAAGCGCGATACCAAACCCTGCGTCTGCTAGCTCTACAGCATCCTGTCGTTGGCTTCATCGAAGCCGCTGGCATCCTCACAGTCTTGGCGATTGGTGCCGCTCGGATTCAAACCGGCGGAATGGATGGGCAAAGTTTCAGCAGCTATGTGGCTGCCTTGCTGATGCTGATCGATCCCATTAGCCACCTCACCACGAATTTCAATGAATTCCAGCAAGGCCAGGCCTCACTACGACGCCTGCGAGAAATTGAACGCGAACCACAGGAACCTCCTGACATTGACGAGGCTGAACCACTGGGTCGCTTAAAAGGTGATCTAGTGCTTCGTCACGTCAGTTTTGCCTATGTCAATGAGAAACAGGTGCTACACGATCTGTCTCTAGAAGTGAAGGCTGGCCAGACCGTTGCACTCGTGGGTCCATCTGGTGCTGGAAAGAGCACTCTGTTTTCATTACTTTTACGCTTCAACACGGCCCAGCAAGGAAAGATTCTTCTAGATGGTCATGAGCTCATCCAGGTCAAAGCCCAGGAGCTAAGACATCAGGTGGCCTTGGTGCCGCAACGAACAACAGTCTTCTCTGGCAGCGTCGAAGAAGCCATTCTTTTCGGTCGAAATGTGAGTAAAGAGAAGGTCAAAGAAGCAGCAATCCTTGCCAACGCTCACGATTTCATCATGTCCTTACCGGAAGGATATTCCACTCAATTGGAAGAACGCGGCACAAACCTTTCTGGTGGCCAACTGCAACGCATCGCCATTGCCAGAGCCGTGCTCGGCAATCCAGCCGTGCTGCTGTTAGATGAAGCCACTAGTGCACTAGACGCAGAAGCGGAAGCAGCGATACAACTTGGACTACGTCGTGCCATGCAAGGACGAACCGTTCTAGTGATTGCCCATCGTCTGGCAACTGTTCAGGAAGCCGATCAGATTGTTGTCTTAGAACAAGGACGTATCAGTGATCGTGGCAGCCATGACGAACTAATGGCCCGTACGGGACGCTATAGAGAGCTCTGCGAACGACAGTTCATTCGTGATTTGCAGAGTGTCTCAAAGAAAGACAAAGGGATTGTACGCATCCCATAG
- the carB gene encoding carbamoyl-phosphate synthase large subunit — MPRRSDLRRILLLGSGPIVIGQACEFDYSGTQACKALRDEGFEVVLVNSNPASIMTDPEMADRTYIEPLTPEVVTRVIELERPDALLPTMGGQTALNLAVELAENHTLERFGVELIGADLAAIRKAEDRQLFKQAMERIGVNVCPSGIASSLKEAEEVGEVINSFPRIIRPAFTLGGSGGGIAYNPEEFAAICKSGLDASPVSQILIEKSLLGWKEFELEVMRDLADNVVIVCSIENLDAMGVHTGDSITVAPAQTLTDREYQRLRDQSIAIIREIGVATGGSNIQFAINPDDGEVVVIEMNPRVSRSSALASKATGFPIAKIAARLAVGYTLDEIINDITGKTPACFEPTIDYVVTKIPRFAFEKFKGSPAVLSTAMKSVGEAMAIGRCFEESFQKAMRSLEIGRAGWGCDRQEPEFTPTEIERLLRTPSPERIMAVRTAMLAGRSDHDIYALSKIDIWFLAKLRHMINIETTHLHGRTLDELDQQSLLCLKQLGYSDRQIAWATGSEELAVRARRELLNIKPVFKTVDTCAAEFSSTTPYHYSTYERPLYRLDSDDQLYKLEPESEVVTDNRAKVMILGGGPNRIGQGIEFDYCCCHASFASQDKGFVTVMVNSNPETVSTDYDTSDRLYFEPLTLEDVLNVIEAERPNGVIVQFGGQTPLKLAIPLLRWLESSIGKSTGTRIWGTSPESIDRAEDREQFEAILRQLQIRQPRNGLARSEKDARAVALRIGYPVVVRPSYVLGGRAMEVVFDEQELNRYMAEAVQVEPDHPVLIDQYLENAVEVDVDALCDSDGVVVIGGLMEHIEPAGIHSGDSACCLPSISLGEQALRTIRLWSEALALALKVQGLINLQFAVQRDEAGDEQVFIIEANPRASRTVPFVAKATGVPLARIATRLMAGETLAAIGLTHEPQPPLQSVKEAVLPFRRFPGADSVLGPEMRSTGEVMGSASSFGMAFAKSEIAAGDSLPIRGTVFLSTHDRDKPALILVAERLIELGFDLTATSGTAQALNRAGLNVQPVLKVHEGRPNIEDLIRSGQIQLVINTPIGRQAAHDDKYLRRAALDYSVPTLTTIAGARAAVEGITALQQQSLSVAALQDIHV, encoded by the coding sequence ATGCCCCGTAGGTCTGATCTGCGTCGCATCCTTCTGCTGGGGTCAGGTCCGATCGTGATTGGCCAGGCCTGTGAATTTGATTATTCCGGCACTCAAGCATGTAAGGCCTTGCGGGATGAAGGTTTTGAGGTGGTGTTGGTGAATTCCAATCCGGCCTCAATCATGACGGATCCGGAGATGGCTGATCGCACCTATATCGAGCCGCTCACGCCCGAGGTTGTGACTCGCGTCATTGAGTTAGAGCGCCCTGATGCGTTGCTGCCAACCATGGGCGGCCAGACGGCTCTTAATTTGGCGGTGGAATTGGCTGAAAACCACACACTCGAACGTTTTGGCGTTGAGTTGATCGGTGCAGATCTAGCTGCAATTCGAAAGGCCGAAGATCGCCAGCTGTTTAAGCAGGCGATGGAGCGTATAGGAGTCAACGTTTGTCCTTCAGGGATTGCTTCCAGCCTCAAGGAGGCAGAAGAGGTTGGTGAAGTGATTAATAGTTTTCCGCGCATCATCCGACCGGCCTTCACTCTTGGTGGCAGTGGTGGTGGCATTGCTTACAACCCTGAAGAATTTGCAGCGATCTGCAAAAGCGGTCTTGATGCCAGCCCGGTTTCTCAGATCTTGATCGAAAAGTCGTTGTTGGGTTGGAAGGAGTTCGAGTTAGAGGTGATGCGTGATTTGGCGGATAACGTTGTGATCGTCTGTAGCATTGAAAATCTCGATGCAATGGGTGTTCATACAGGAGATTCAATCACTGTTGCTCCTGCGCAAACTCTCACCGATCGTGAGTATCAGAGGCTTAGAGATCAATCCATTGCCATTATTCGTGAGATAGGTGTTGCTACGGGGGGTAGCAATATTCAGTTCGCGATCAATCCAGATGATGGCGAGGTGGTTGTTATTGAAATGAATCCGCGCGTTAGTCGATCATCAGCGCTGGCAAGTAAGGCCACGGGGTTTCCAATTGCCAAGATTGCTGCTCGTCTTGCTGTTGGTTATACCCTTGACGAAATTATCAACGACATCACGGGTAAGACACCAGCGTGTTTTGAACCCACAATTGATTATGTTGTCACGAAGATTCCACGATTTGCATTTGAGAAGTTTAAGGGCAGCCCTGCTGTTCTCTCTACGGCAATGAAGTCTGTGGGAGAGGCAATGGCGATCGGTCGCTGTTTCGAAGAGTCTTTTCAGAAAGCGATGCGTTCTCTAGAAATTGGGCGGGCTGGTTGGGGTTGTGATCGGCAAGAGCCAGAATTTACGCCTACAGAAATTGAGCGTTTGTTGCGCACGCCTTCTCCTGAGCGGATCATGGCAGTGAGAACAGCGATGTTGGCCGGACGCAGTGACCATGATATTTACGCTTTGAGCAAAATTGATATTTGGTTTTTAGCCAAATTACGCCACATGATCAATATTGAGACAACGCATCTGCATGGCCGCACATTAGATGAATTGGATCAGCAGTCTCTACTCTGCTTGAAGCAGCTTGGCTATTCCGATCGTCAGATTGCTTGGGCGACAGGTTCTGAAGAGCTCGCTGTACGTGCACGTCGTGAACTGTTAAATATCAAACCTGTTTTTAAGACAGTCGATACTTGCGCTGCCGAATTTTCATCTACTACTCCATATCATTATTCAACTTATGAGCGACCCCTGTACCGTCTTGATTCTGATGACCAATTGTATAAACTTGAGCCGGAAAGTGAGGTCGTTACAGACAACCGCGCAAAAGTGATGATTCTTGGCGGCGGTCCTAATCGTATCGGCCAAGGAATTGAGTTTGACTATTGCTGTTGCCATGCTTCATTTGCTTCGCAGGACAAGGGATTTGTCACTGTGATGGTTAACAGTAATCCCGAAACTGTCTCCACTGACTATGACACCAGTGACAGACTTTATTTCGAACCTCTTACTCTTGAGGATGTACTCAATGTGATCGAGGCTGAACGGCCTAATGGTGTCATTGTTCAGTTTGGTGGTCAGACCCCACTCAAGTTGGCGATTCCCTTGCTTCGTTGGCTAGAGAGTTCGATCGGAAAGTCAACAGGCACACGGATATGGGGTACATCACCAGAATCAATTGATCGGGCTGAAGATCGTGAACAGTTCGAGGCGATCCTGCGGCAGCTTCAAATTCGCCAGCCACGTAATGGCTTGGCTCGCAGTGAAAAAGATGCCCGAGCCGTAGCACTTCGCATTGGTTATCCCGTTGTTGTTCGTCCCTCTTATGTGCTTGGAGGCCGAGCCATGGAGGTGGTGTTTGATGAACAAGAGTTGAATCGCTATATGGCTGAAGCGGTTCAGGTCGAACCTGATCATCCAGTGCTCATCGATCAGTATCTGGAAAATGCTGTGGAAGTTGATGTTGACGCTCTCTGTGACTCTGATGGAGTTGTAGTGATTGGCGGTTTGATGGAACACATTGAGCCTGCTGGAATTCATTCTGGTGATTCCGCTTGCTGCCTTCCCTCCATCTCTCTTGGTGAGCAAGCCCTTCGCACGATTCGTCTCTGGAGTGAAGCGTTGGCCCTTGCGCTCAAAGTTCAGGGGTTGATCAATCTGCAGTTCGCTGTCCAGCGGGATGAAGCGGGTGATGAACAAGTGTTCATCATCGAGGCCAACCCTCGTGCTTCTCGTACCGTTCCTTTTGTGGCTAAAGCCACAGGAGTACCCCTGGCCAGGATCGCAACTAGGCTCATGGCAGGAGAGACTTTGGCGGCTATTGGACTTACGCATGAGCCTCAACCGCCTCTTCAGTCTGTCAAGGAAGCCGTATTGCCATTCCGTCGTTTCCCTGGGGCCGATTCGGTGCTTGGCCCGGAGATGCGGTCCACTGGAGAAGTGATGGGTTCAGCTTCCAGTTTTGGCATGGCGTTTGCCAAGTCTGAAATTGCAGCTGGTGATTCCCTCCCTATTCGTGGCACTGTCTTTCTCTCTACTCATGACCGGGATAAGCCAGCACTAATACTTGTCGCTGAAAGGCTGATTGAACTTGGCTTTGATCTCACGGCCACCTCCGGAACTGCTCAAGCCCTTAATCGGGCTGGATTGAACGTTCAGCCAGTACTTAAGGTTCATGAGGGACGTCCCAATATCGAAGATTTGATTCGCTCTGGTCAGATTCAGTTGGTGATCAACACACCTATTGGCCGTCAGGCCGCTCATGACGACAAATATTTGCGACGAGCAGCTCTTGATTACTCCGTGCCTACCCTTACGACGATTGCTGGAGCACGAGCTGCTGTTGAGGGAATTACGGCACTTCAACAACAGTCATTATCCGTAGCGGCGCTTCAAGACATCCATGTTTGA
- the tpiA gene encoding triose-phosphate isomerase, with translation MRKPVIAGNWKMHMTCAQAREYTAMFLPLIEATPNDRHVVIAPPFTAISSMAESVGGTRLELSSQNVHWEDDGAYTAEVSPTMLLEHQVRYAIVGHSEPRKYFSESDEQINRRARSAQAHGLIPIVCVGESDEQRERGEAERVIRRQVEQGLEDTDPDKLVVAYEPIWAIGTGKTCEASEANRICGLIRRWVGASELIIQYGGSVKPGNIDELMAMSDIDGVLVGGASLDPESFARIANYQTS, from the coding sequence GTGCGTAAACCCGTGATCGCTGGCAACTGGAAGATGCATATGACCTGTGCTCAGGCACGGGAGTACACGGCCATGTTCCTGCCATTAATCGAAGCCACTCCCAATGACCGTCATGTAGTGATTGCCCCACCATTCACCGCTATCTCCTCAATGGCAGAGTCCGTTGGCGGCACTCGTCTGGAATTGTCAAGCCAGAATGTGCATTGGGAGGATGATGGTGCTTATACCGCAGAGGTTTCGCCAACGATGCTTCTGGAGCATCAAGTGCGATACGCGATTGTTGGGCATAGTGAACCACGCAAATACTTCAGTGAGAGCGATGAACAGATCAACCGTCGTGCTCGTTCAGCCCAAGCGCATGGTCTGATCCCGATTGTCTGCGTGGGTGAAAGTGATGAGCAGCGTGAACGAGGAGAGGCTGAGCGTGTGATTCGACGACAGGTGGAACAGGGACTCGAAGACACCGATCCAGACAAGCTTGTGGTTGCTTATGAGCCCATCTGGGCCATTGGCACGGGCAAGACGTGCGAAGCATCGGAGGCGAATCGTATCTGTGGCCTCATTCGTCGTTGGGTCGGTGCTTCAGAACTAATCATTCAGTACGGCGGTTCGGTCAAACCAGGAAATATTGATGAGTTGATGGCAATGAGTGATATCGACGGAGTGTTGGTGGGTGGTGCCTCCCTTGACCCAGAGAGTTTTGCGCGCATTGCCAATTATCAAACCAGTTAA